A stretch of Pseudomonadota bacterium DNA encodes these proteins:
- a CDS encoding BLUF domain-containing protein: protein MMSNLQSNDEALKAMHGEHILLRLTYISRYNNHNESDELQRILSQAQENNERNGITGVLVFNHNYFLQSIEGRRPVINNLLRKLVRDSRHFALQIIEAREIDQRRWSGWSMNYLTPTKKYQNEALRFSGGATFNPYLMSTKQVMLLIESLTKMQEHRSRAEESIKSSRKLFGLLKAS from the coding sequence ATGATGAGCAACCTACAGAGTAACGACGAAGCCCTAAAGGCCATGCACGGTGAGCACATCTTGCTGCGACTTACGTACATCAGCCGGTACAACAACCACAATGAGTCGGATGAGCTGCAGCGTATCCTGTCCCAGGCGCAGGAGAACAACGAGCGCAACGGCATCACCGGAGTGCTCGTGTTCAATCACAACTACTTCCTGCAGAGTATTGAAGGGCGGCGTCCAGTGATCAACAATCTGCTGCGCAAGCTAGTTAGGGATTCGCGTCACTTCGCTCTGCAGATCATCGAGGCCAGAGAGATCGACCAACGCCGCTGGAGCGGGTGGTCGATGAACTACCTGACGCCCACGAAGAAGTACCAGAACGAGGCTCTTCGCTTCTCCGGTGGAGCTACTTTCAATCCGTACCTGATGAGCACTAAGCAGGTGATGCTGTTGATCGAATCGCTCACCAAGATGCAGGAGCATCGAAGCCGCGCCGAGGAATCGATCAAGTCCTCACGCAAGCTTTTTGGTCTGCTGAAGGCCAGTTGA
- a CDS encoding BLUF domain-containing protein has protein sequence MSEVHTDAHILISLTYASRANPDVSPKDFQEILRQAQENNRDNGITGMLTFNREYFLQTIEGPRAQINGLLAKLINDRRHHDLQVIESKEIKAREWAQWSMNYASPTEGNLATYLKYSTTVQFNPYLLNVESARLLLRDLGRRAIQTESAAPLAASAG, from the coding sequence ATGAGCGAAGTCCATACCGACGCCCACATTCTCATCTCGCTGACGTACGCCAGCCGAGCGAATCCGGATGTATCGCCAAAGGACTTTCAGGAGATCTTGCGTCAGGCCCAAGAGAATAACCGCGATAACGGCATTACGGGGATGCTGACCTTCAATCGCGAGTACTTCCTGCAGACAATTGAGGGTCCTCGCGCTCAGATCAATGGGTTGTTAGCCAAGCTGATCAATGACCGCCGCCATCATGATCTTCAGGTGATCGAGAGCAAGGAAATCAAGGCCCGAGAGTGGGCGCAGTGGTCGATGAACTACGCCTCGCCGACAGAGGGTAATCTCGCGACGTATCTGAAGTACTCGACGACGGTGCAATTCAACCCTTATCTGCTCAATGTGGAATCCGCGCGCCTGTTGCTGCGCGATCTGGGTCGTCGAGCAATTCAAACTGAGAGTGCGGCGCCGCTCGCTGCGAGTGCCGGCTGA